The genomic region CGCACAGCAGTTGGGGGTGCGCGACGACAAGGGGGTCGTGGTGACCGATGTGGAGCCGGACAGCCTTGCCGACCGCGCCGGCATCCAGGAGGGAGACCTGATCAGGGAGATCAACGGGGTGCGAGTTTCCGGAGTGAGCGACTACAGCAAGTTGATCGCGGCTGCGAAGAAGGGTGGGTATCTGAAGATGCTGCTGAGGCGTGGCGACGCCTCCCTGTTCGTTGCGCTAAGGCTCGAGTAGGTAATAAGAAGATCGTTGCGGTATCGAAGGGGGCTCAGGTAACTGGCCCCCTTTTCCATTGCCACGCATCCGACGGCAGACGGGGCAGGCTACGACTCTAGGTCTTCTCATCCCCCTGGAGGGGGGCGGCCGTGGGTGCCGCGAACGCCTGGGCGACCTCGCGCCGCAGCTCCGCTTCGGCCCCGAGGTGCCTGGGGGAGAAGTGGAAGGGGAAGACCCGCGTCACCCCCGCCTCCCGGGCCAGCTCTCCCGCCTGCCGGGCGGTGAGGTGCGCCCGGTCGCGCGCCCGCTCCCAATCGACGTGCAGGAAGACGGCCTCGATGAAAAGGTAGTCGGCGCCCCGCGCGAGCTCCACGATGCGCCGGCGGTTTTCATCGGTGAAGGCGGTGTCGGTGACGTAGGTGATCTTCTCCCCCGGCACCACCTGCAGCACCTTTTCCTTCAGCTCCGCTATGCTCCAGCCGCGGCCGACGCTTTCCTCCCCCGGCGCCGCTGGGTAGACCAGGGTATCGTCAGGTTCCCCCCGAAGCACCGCGCGCTTCACTTCCGAGAGCCAGGGGCCGACCGGCAGTCCCAGCTCGGCCAGCCGGTTTTTCATGAAGTTCACATGCAGCTTTTCCTCGAAGGCAAAGGCGAGGCAGGGGATGCTGTGCTCCAGGAAGGCGGCGCGGATGCGCAGGTTCTCCTCGTCCAGCACGATGCCGCCGGAGAGGATCAGCTCCTGCTGGTTTTCCCTG from Citrifermentans bremense harbors:
- a CDS encoding ribonuclease Z, with translation MTPHFLPALVNPPFGDPGLYVDFLFARRALLFDLGELAPLPARKLLRVSDVCISHTHIDHFIGFDLMLRLMLGRDKEVRLYGPPGILRQVENRLGSYSWNLIQSYPTEFVLTVTEFHPDGSAQRASFSSRRVFARENQQELILSGGIVLDEENLRIRAAFLEHSIPCLAFAFEEKLHVNFMKNRLAELGLPVGPWLSEVKRAVLRGEPDDTLVYPAAPGEESVGRGWSIAELKEKVLQVVPGEKITYVTDTAFTDENRRRIVELARGADYLFIEAVFLHVDWERARDRAHLTARQAGELAREAGVTRVFPFHFSPRHLGAEAELRREVAQAFAAPTAAPLQGDEKT